The Eurosta solidaginis isolate ZX-2024a chromosome 4, ASM4086904v1, whole genome shotgun sequence genome includes a window with the following:
- the LOC137249054 gene encoding golgin subfamily A member 1-like, whose protein sequence is MEAEGIDVDEYVFYPDGDETTTKFEEKNETSQTVTSTDLNMILAAISAQTATMSSQLEEQKTYMSSQMESQETRITSKMEKQLESQENRITAKIESQEARISEMSSEITSKIEAQEARISEMSTQISAQVSSQISAPLESRMEEKLTQFQEGFSGRQDKMEAEIDALKDRIQEFQLNRPITSTSTLKVKSPTFDGSVPFQVFKLQF, encoded by the coding sequence atggaagctgaaggaattgatgtggacgagtatgtcttttatcctgatggggacgagacaacaacaaaatttgaagagaaaaacgaaacatcgcagacagttacgagcacagatttgaacatgattttggctgcaatatctgctcaaacagcgacaatgtcatctcaactagaagaacagaaaacgtatatgtcatcacagatggaatcccaagagacacgcataacatccaagatggaaaaacaactagaatcacaggagaaccgtataacagcgaagattgaatcacaggaggcacgtatctcagaaatgtcgtcagaaataacatctaaaattgaagcacaagaggcacgtatatcagaaatgtcgacacaaatttcagcacaggtatcatcgcagatctctgcaccactagaatcgcgtatggaagagaaactaacgcagtttcaggaagggttcagtggtcgacaagataaaatggaggccgagatagatgctttgaaagatcggattcaggagttccaattgaaccgtccaatcacttcaacgtctactctgaaggtaaaatccccaacgtttgatggttctgttccattccaggtatttaagctccaattttag